TGAAGCCAATCTGGAACTAACAAAACAGGTTTGTTTAACTATCCAGAAAATTACCTCTacatttaattcttaatttgaaAGTTTGTTTCAGCCAATTTGGTTTCTTTACTGCAACTGGTTAACCAAGAATGAAagttaatcataattaaattaaaaaacaatgggACTCTTTCACTGTTTAGAAGACTTGAAGTGGTATTGAGCCCAAGTTTGTGTTGTTAATCTCGATAATAACGGATTTGATAAGATTTGGAAAAATGTTATTACATTTTTCCCCATAATGAACAGTCTAGTACATTTACTGATCACATACTTCATTATTTGCAGTCTCCAAATTTTGAATTCTATGATCAAGAGTCGCCTTTCTTCACTTCCCCAAGATTCCTACCACCCACTAAAGCAATAAAGTGCAAGGTAAGACACAAAGCTTTCACTGGTTTTCTTTGTTGATTTTGTACTGCAGATGAATGCTTCAACTTGATTTTTGCAGATTGTGGATGCAATTATTTCTCATGGTTGCTTCTTGAGTGAGTGTAGAGTTCAACATTCTATTGTTGGTGTGCGATCACGTTTAGAATCTGGTTCAGAGCTTCAGGTAAGCTTGAtacattttgtatttttcacTACTATGGTTAGACATATTATAGCCAGCATTTATTTCCAGCTCCTAGAGTTAACCTTTTCATGTTCTATTTTAGAACAACTGTGACAAATATACTTATAGGCTTTGCTATACAGGATACCATGATGATGGGTGCTGACTACTATCAAACTGATTCTGAAATTGCAACTCTGCTGAAGGAAGGAAAGGTTCCAATAGGTGTTGGAGAGAATACTAAAATCAGGTGCCATGATGTCTCTCAATGAAACCTTTCACATTCATGTATAAGTACATTATTTCTATATTCTAGAAGAACAAAATAGTCCAAGTTATACTCACAATTACATATCACAAGTTATAACTTccgttagaaaaaaaatacaaaaatcattAATGTATCTTCACTTAAACATTAGGAATAGTTGGTTCGTGACATGGTTTAGAGCCTCTATGATCAAATTTGATCCTAGCCTCATTCTTCTgattaaaaagattaattttagaACAAGAAAGTGAGCTCATGCATTGTCTGCCCAAAGGATTCTTGTGTAAAAAGTGCATGTTAATATTCTCCACGGTTGATTTAGAATTTGATCCTTGCCTCATTCTTCTAATGAAAAAGCTTAATTTAAACACATCATAATTTAGTTCATGCTTTGTCCTCCCAAGTAGTTCTTTTGTGAGCGAGCATGTTAAAATTTTGGGGATAGTAAATCACTTGGCCTTCATTTCTAACTTCTGCTGATTTCCTATTCCTCTGTTTTGAAGGAATTGTATTATCGACAAGAATGCCAGGATAGGAAGAAATGTGATTATAGCCAATACTGATGTAAGTGCTGCTAAAAAAACTTGACTGTTGAAACTGCTAAAAACAGTTTCTAGTTCATGGTATTTTACTATCCAGCAATTCATGTGTGTTGCTGATTTAAATATGATGACTTCTCAGGGTGTTCAAGAAGCAGACAGGCCTATGGAAGGATTCTATATTAGGTCAGGCATCGTAGTTGTAGCGAATAATGCAACAATTGAAGATGGAACAGTCATTTGAAGGAGTTATTGGCAGAAACTACTTTAATTAGGTTGCTGGTATATAAGTCTAATGAAGGTATAGAAAAGTGCTCCGTTGTAGACTACAAGTTACACTCAATGTAACAACTCTTAGTTTCGGAATAAATAATTTCTGTTGGTATGTTTCAATCAGAGATCCTTTATATGCTGAtgataattatgtttattttagaaaaatctttAAGACAAGGTTTGTAAACTCAGTGAGGGTTGTGCACTTTGAAGGGGAGaaatcaaaaaattattgtgaTTTCCAAGACCATTTAATCCTGGTTAATCTCCACGAGACACCTATTGAAGTTTTATTAACTCTGTCTTGAAAAATTCGACTACATATCATGTACCCTGTTTACTTCCTTCATCCAAAGCCTTCTGAGCCACTAAGTCTGTTCAGTTCCTAAGGATTCATGATGCCACCACGGCATGATCCTACAAAAGGAGAAATTGTTGGCGTGTGACCATTTTGGTCCCCATTAGTCTCCAAATGACTTATAGTTaagtgttattaattttttcttgtgaATTGAAAAACTTGAATACGTGTCATGTAGATTGATAAGAACCATAGACACATGACGATCCTGAACTACCTAATAATTTGTCTGTACAAAGGTGATATGGGTCAGCTAAGCCTCATGCTATGAACATTACATGTACAAATAATGTCTAAGATTAAAGGGCATTTCATTAATAAGACAACGTAATACAAGGCTATGGACGTGGCCTATTCTGTCCTCTTGGAATACTACTATAACTCATCTTATGGAGGGTAATCACATTCGGATGATATCTCCGTTCACAAATGATGTTACAAAGTCTTCAAGACAGACTTGTCTAAGTTTCTTTCATTAATTAGCACCACCCTGCCATCGTGGGATTCTAACTTCCCTTGCTTTGTTCCACTTCTTAGAATTTTTCACTCTGGGAAATATCTTCATCCGGATTCTGTTTAGCTTTTCAGACTCTTGAGCAATCAAAGTAGCAGTTGAGCAGCTCTCATCTAATGGCACTTCATAACCATCTCGAAAAGAATCCATTCCTTCAGCTAGAAGTTGCCAAAATAAGCCGCCAACAGCTGCCCCGCTATCACTTGCTGATGAATAGATTGCAGAATAGACCAAGTTGAAAAATTGGTCCCTTAATGTTGAGTCAGTACTGATATTTTTTGTTGCTACTCCAAACTCCGCAAACAGAACTGGCTTCTGAATGTTCTGTGAATCTTGTATGTGATCATTGAGCCAACGAACCAAAAATAAGATTTGGTCTTCATTACTTGAACCTGGAAGCCTGCTCATGGAAGGAAAACCAATTCAACATTACCATGAACTATAAAACCTTGCCCCaacataagaaattaatttttatttctatgcTGTAAATTTTACAATATCAATGAATGAGAATCCATTATTGGTATGACTTTTATCATAGTtactgtaaaaataaaaaataagatcttataatatatattagtttCTAATTGAATGACACAGTAAAAActcaacttattatatatatgatagttTCAGGTTTGATCACAATATAAAAATCTCAGTGTATACCATTTactcaattaaaaatagtaaCAACTAAgatgtttttcttgtttttcttgttattatctaaatgcatgtttttcttgttttattatttaaaatatgatacaaGTATGGCCTAAGAAAAATGGTGCATGAATATTGtttctcataaattaatatgattatGAGGTTTTATAAAGAATAGAAGTATGATATAAGTATCGGGATTCTCAATCCTTATGGTAATTGTCTTACAATTCGGTCACATGGATTGTGTTCGATCCCGATAcagaaacattaaaaaaaaaaaaaaaaaaatccataccaTTGATCAGGGTATGAATGAACTGTGGCAAAATCAATGCCAGGGATTTGGTTGTTTGTAATGAAATCTGTTCCTACGTGGAAGCTCGGATTAGACTCTTGCTTGGACAGCCCATAGAAACCCTCCAGACCAGCTTCTAGCAAATGGTTTCCATCTATGGATTTCAAATAAGATGCCATCTCAGTAATCCAACCCTGACAAAAAGGgggaaattaaattcaattatctCTTGTgatgtttgaaaacaaaattatatatatcctGAACTTAAAAAGCCCATTTGGGTTTTTGAGAGATGTTAACTTTCTTTACGTTGCACTGATACATACAGCCACTCCCAAGTGAAttcatttctaattttaaacCTTACTTTCCCCTGTTATATGTTTTACATGAAATCAAGAGGGCTAAAACTAGGTTGTAAGAGTGATGTAGAAAGTATAACGTGTGTaattagagaattaaaaatactaaCTAAGCTTTTGTGCAATTAAAGTGAAAGAGCTAACCGAATAGTAATGGCTGTGGAACAAAACTTTGttatttttactctattttctatatattaatTGCGAACCTAGCATTGACAAGAAGTCCCAAAATggatggaaaaaaattaattaatagaggtgagaatgaaaaatttaaacataattgaaaatggaaaacGAAATTACGATAATGCGATATGTCTGAAAACAACCCCAGTTTCAATTTTGTAAGTTTTATATCTTCTTATTCTTATGTACCAAGGTAAATCTTAAATCAcagatgattttttttggaaatagtatttttaatctctcaaaTTACACCTAATTATCTTGTCAAACTTTTTAATATTGTGTCAGGTAGACAACCAACATGATGTTACATCATCAATTAATACTACTAACAACAAAGtctaaaattattaagaaaaagtatagaattacaaaaaaatttaggaataaaaaataattaaccctataaaatataagtaaattttaaatcCTTTCATcacatttaataaatttatctttaaatatactTAACAATTTTACAAATAGATGAAagagaataatattaatattaaatttaaaatgacatttattaaaggtattagtgaaaaaaaataattaatgttacatttgaaaaatcaaatacaacatttattttgagataattttttttcaaatactatatttatattttgagacGAAGCAAatactatttatatattttcaataatcttttttattttcgtgATATTAACTATATGTTCTTCACAGTAGAGAAAaagtattttcatttaaaacaaATCCCCATAAAACTAAAGACtttcatcaattaatttaaatagtaTAGGAAATAaagcatcaaattaaaaaaaaaaatatatatatatatatatatatatatatatatataaaacttatattcAAAGTCCAAAGAAAATATTAAGATTAGTCAGTGCTAGAGAGAGGTATATgcgatttttttaattagttggttaattttctttaaaatgttaGTTGGAGAACTTGAATACTTAACTTCTCCCTCCTCTTTTCCTTTAACTCTTCTTCAATCattgaatcaattttatatcACTCAATATTATAAATTCTAATCTTAATATGACCAATgtgcaataaaaaataaaaaaaagtctagagaaaatataattaacaatgCAAGCCGAGAGTAGTAGTTACCTGAACCGTGTTTCCTGATTGATCTGAAGGGCATCTAATTTCATTCATGAGTTCCCAAGCCATTATAGTTGGATCATCTTTGTAAACGACCCCCGTGAAGTTATTACGTCTTGTGAGTACACTCTatcaaaacacaaattaaaaactCCAATATTAGGTCAGTTATATGTCTTTTTCCCTGGAAAATCGTTGGTACAAATGTTGTCACGAGTTGTAGCTGAGGTAGCAAAATAATGGTAAAGGACCACAAAAAGCTTGTGctgaaattattttcatatagtaTTTGATTAGTTGTACTTAAATGCACTTTACTCATCTAAGAACTGCTCGATAGCTGAATGCACATGTTGAACATTAATGCAGTGAAAATTGCAAGAGTGTATAAGTAGCAACATTCTTTTAAACAAGTCTAAACCTCTATAATACGGTTCATTGATTCTTGGCAGTTGTCAGCTACCAAGTAGGAAATGTTTAAGCTCACGTACAGAGCAATTCAACCACAAAAGCTGGTGATggtaaagtttttatttttaatcactcTTCTACCCTCGGTTGCATACTTTCAAGAAACGGAAAAAGTTTTTCCCAAGCAAAGATGTATTTTTCATCAAGGGTGAATATATTACAAGTGACTcacattgaaaataaatttattagcgCATTTTAGGAAATTAAGAAACTGTATCTCTAGAAATCAAGAAACTATATTTCTAGAAATCGGGAAAGTATATTTCAGAAATGGAAGATTTGTATCAGATATTGTAGATATGTAATTAGTTGTAATTATGCAAATTAATTGTAATCCTGTATATATTGTTAATTTGAGTAATAGCGCAAATTCCTAACGATATCTCCCTAGTCCCTCCCTCGTTTTTCCTAGCATTTCCATAACAAGAATAACATGTCACAATATAAAAAGGTTATATATTTATTCCCACAAtattgttataatattttttttatcacatcattTATTTTGTCTCGTATAtactttccattttcttttcctatttaatttcattcatatttgaaaaataaattgtacaATATTGAAGTAAGAATGTGATTTCTCATACTAAAATGAGTAAAACCAAACTGTGACACGATAATATTGATGAAaataaggaaaacaaaataactAAACACGGTAGCTACTAATGAAATTATGAAATGTTTACCTTGACGTGGTTTTTGTAGTATTCCTTCACTAGAGGGTTAGTGAAGAAATCATCTTCAGAATCTATGGCCTGACCCTCACTTCTTGCCCAGTCCACATATTGTTTCTTTCCTCCAAAGTTATCATAGTTATTCACCAAACTCAACACAAGCTTGGTCCCATATCTTCTGGCTTCTGATATCACAAAGTCCAGCCCCTTTCATTATCAAAGTAACACAAagccaaaatataattattactaCTGCAAAAAGTGTGAACACCAATTATATACATAGCAAGCATGCTTTTAATTAGGAGAAGAAGTAATGTTaataatcacaaaataaaacaatcatTACTCTAACTCAATACCAATAATAATACATTGAGATTGCAAAAATGGAGGCGATGAATTAAACTAACCACCACCATGAAGGGAGATATAAGGTTAGTCTAGTAGTAAAGGAAGAAGGAAAGAGTAGAAAGGTCACGGTTCTAATTCttccctaaaaaaaagaaactaaccCGGAACATGTCTTCATTGTAGGATCCAGGAGAGTATTGTAGGGGCTTGTAACCACCATCACTGAAAGCCCATGTTCTGGCTATGTTAAGTCCATGGTTTGTACCCTTTTGAAACACAGATGATACTTTGTTTCTCTGAGATGGATCAGAGGCCATATACATCAGCCAATATGCATTGTAACCGTTAGCATAGTAGGGTCTCCCATTCAACATAAGCTGCACCCCTCTTACTTTCACAAAtccatcagcagcagcagcttCTACTTGGGGTAATAACAAGATCCCTCGTTCCAGTATCATATAGAGAACTAGAAAGACCATAAAGAAACCAAGCTTCATTATTCTGCTTTCAACTCTTCACACTCCTTACCCTGTCAGAACTAGGAATGTTAGCTTCCGAATCGCAGCGCTGAAGCCAACATAGAGTCCCACACTGCCTattaatattacttttattttttctctctagaGATTGTATATGTATCTTTCTTGTTATCCCGCTTAAGTGCATGTTTGATTTACACTGAAATTATTGTGATacgtaaaaataaaagtaaaaaaaataatgattttgatcctttttgaaaaaattatttggcctcaaaaatcattttccatcgggatgttcaaaatcaaatcaaactattTCTTAGCCATTAAATCGattcaaaaaaactaaaaattacaaagaaaaaattgcatgcttttttagtttgattcaatttttgaatcttgttataaaaaattaaaccaaactcaataaactatatattatattatattaattttattgtaataattaataatatattaaataatttattattttttattgtattataatcAAGATTCATATTTTACtttcatatgttaaaaaatgatatagaaTAGTGTTAAATATCAAGTGCAcaaattattatgttataaaaatagttgaaaatattattttatattaatattaaatagaagtgaaaataataatttcaactCAACTATGTTAAAcagaatttaataaaaaataaaattcaaacaaaattaattttgagttaatttaatataataactatgaaattttat
The genomic region above belongs to Glycine max cultivar Williams 82 chromosome 14, Glycine_max_v4.0, whole genome shotgun sequence and contains:
- the LOC100799790 gene encoding mannan endo-1,4-beta-mannosidase 7, whose amino-acid sequence is MKLGFFMVFLVLYMILERGILLLPQVEAAAADGFVKVRGVQLMLNGRPYYANGYNAYWLMYMASDPSQRNKVSSVFQKGTNHGLNIARTWAFSDGGYKPLQYSPGSYNEDMFRGLDFVISEARRYGTKLVLSLVNNYDNFGGKKQYVDWARSEGQAIDSEDDFFTNPLVKEYYKNHVKSVLTRRNNFTGVVYKDDPTIMAWELMNEIRCPSDQSGNTVQGWITEMASYLKSIDGNHLLEAGLEGFYGLSKQESNPSFHVGTDFITNNQIPGIDFATVHSYPDQWLPGSSNEDQILFLVRWLNDHIQDSQNIQKPVLFAEFGVATKNISTDSTLRDQFFNLVYSAIYSSASDSGAAVGGLFWQLLAEGMDSFRDGYEVPLDESCSTATLIAQESEKLNRIRMKIFPRVKNSKKWNKAREVRIPRWQGGAN